A section of the Candidatus Tanganyikabacteria bacterium genome encodes:
- a CDS encoding tetratricopeptide repeat protein gives MTRAAYLRLLGAVMAGSAVAYALIPAPAQVAFIRDPAPAPRERARKPERQVPAAPSAPVRDVVRLRLDAGDARRSRSVGQPAPAPLRLLAPARDGAGRTGEAARDFEPLVALSPADEAARTRLAYLLVAEKDFARALPHFRFLAELRRGDPDLAADCAFVAHHAGRTGEAIDLLRERLKDRPYHPRSLSLLATLVAPTAPAEAAAALAVLNAGPGATAESLAFEGELRQAAGESATARDLFDRALAALGPAEPRTHREARRKADLLARVGRAREAALTYTHGLAFV, from the coding sequence ATGACCCGTGCGGCTTACCTGCGATTGCTCGGGGCGGTGATGGCCGGCTCGGCGGTAGCCTACGCCCTGATTCCGGCTCCCGCGCAGGTGGCGTTCATTCGCGACCCGGCGCCCGCGCCGCGGGAACGGGCGCGAAAGCCGGAGCGGCAGGTCCCCGCGGCACCCTCGGCCCCGGTGCGCGATGTGGTGCGGCTCCGACTCGACGCCGGCGATGCGCGCCGGTCGCGAAGCGTGGGGCAACCGGCCCCGGCGCCGCTGCGCCTGCTCGCGCCAGCGCGGGACGGAGCCGGCCGGACGGGGGAGGCCGCGCGGGACTTCGAACCCCTCGTGGCGCTCTCGCCCGCGGACGAAGCCGCCCGCACGCGTCTGGCTTACCTGCTCGTCGCCGAGAAGGACTTCGCGCGCGCCCTGCCGCACTTCCGCTTCCTTGCGGAACTGCGGCGGGGCGATCCCGACCTGGCGGCCGACTGCGCATTCGTGGCGCACCATGCGGGCCGCACCGGCGAGGCGATCGATTTGCTCCGCGAGCGCCTGAAGGACCGACCGTACCACCCGCGGTCGTTGTCGCTCCTGGCCACGCTCGTCGCGCCCACCGCGCCCGCCGAGGCCGCGGCCGCCCTCGCGGTGCTGAACGCCGGGCCGGGCGCCACGGCGGAGAGCCTCGCGTTCGAGGGCGAACTCCGGCAGGCCGCGGGAGAGAGCGCCACGGCGCGGGATCTCTTCGACCGGGCGCTGGCGGCCCTGGGCCCCGCCGAACCGCGGACGCACCGGGAAGCCCGGCGCAAGGCGGATCTGCTCGCCCGGGTCGGCCGCGCTCGCGAGGCGGCACTCACGTACACCCACGGCCTGGCCTTCGTCG
- a CDS encoding endo alpha-1,4 polygalactosaminidase, giving the protein MTGLLAWAGAFLCGARCHSADVGQWAVVYAPVPEPAVLAGYDVVALEPDHAPDLAALRKQGTRPLGYLSLGQIHRSRPYWEDARAAGILLDASPTWPDAWRVDPRSGLWRALVVNDLAPAITARGFQGFLLDTLDDAAALEHAGAAGAMAAMSDLVADLRRRQPGAFIVANGGLALLSSIAPHIDAVIVESVWTNYDFSSGAYLRRTAGEAALREALLRDVRDRYRLPVLPLEYAERDDEATRTWVREAASRAGFRPYVATISLDRLPEVAP; this is encoded by the coding sequence TTGACTGGATTGCTGGCATGGGCCGGCGCATTCCTGTGCGGCGCGCGCTGCCATAGCGCGGACGTCGGGCAGTGGGCCGTGGTATACGCCCCGGTGCCCGAACCGGCCGTCCTGGCGGGATACGACGTGGTGGCCCTCGAGCCCGACCACGCCCCCGACCTGGCGGCGCTCCGCAAGCAGGGCACGCGGCCCCTGGGCTACCTCAGCCTGGGCCAGATCCACCGCAGCCGCCCGTACTGGGAGGATGCCCGCGCCGCGGGCATCCTCCTGGATGCGAGCCCGACGTGGCCGGACGCATGGCGAGTCGATCCCCGCTCGGGCCTGTGGCGGGCGCTGGTCGTTAACGACCTGGCGCCCGCCATCACGGCCCGGGGCTTCCAGGGCTTCCTCCTCGATACCCTCGACGACGCGGCGGCCCTGGAACACGCCGGAGCCGCCGGCGCCATGGCCGCCATGAGCGACCTCGTGGCGGACCTCAGGCGCCGCCAGCCCGGCGCCTTCATCGTCGCCAACGGCGGGCTGGCGTTGCTTTCGTCGATCGCCCCGCACATCGATGCCGTGATCGTCGAGTCGGTCTGGACGAACTACGATTTCTCCTCCGGCGCCTACCTCCGGCGGACCGCCGGCGAGGCTGCTCTGCGGGAGGCCCTCTTGCGGGACGTCCGCGACCGGTACCGCTTGCCGGTCCTGCCGCTCGAGTACGCGGAACGCGACGACGAGGCAACGCGGACCTGGGTGCGCGAAGCCGCGTCCCGTGCCGGCTTCCGCCCGTACGTCGCGACCATCTCTCTCGACCGCCTGCCGGAAGTGGCGCCATGA